A genomic segment from Halomonas sp. GD1P12 encodes:
- the flgG gene encoding flagellar basal-body rod protein FlgG translates to MIKSLWTAKTGLESQQTKLDVISNNLANVSTNGFKRSRPVFEDLLYQNMRQPGAQNNIQDRLPSGMQVGTGVRAVATERLHTQGGLERTDNSRDLAISGDGFFQVLLPDGTIGYTRDGGFQLNENGQMVTANGYPLEPAIFVPPNALSIGIGEDGTVSVRQPGVAQDADIGQITVASFINPTGLESIGGNLYLETGASGAPNQDIPGNNGAGRLFQGFVETSNVNVVEEMVNMIQTQRAYEINSRAVSTSDEMLARLSQL, encoded by the coding sequence ATGATCAAATCGTTGTGGACGGCGAAAACGGGGCTCGAGTCGCAGCAGACCAAGCTCGACGTGATCTCCAACAACCTGGCCAACGTCAGCACTAACGGGTTCAAGCGTTCGCGCCCGGTATTCGAAGATCTTCTTTATCAGAACATGCGTCAGCCCGGCGCTCAGAACAACATTCAGGATCGGCTGCCCTCGGGCATGCAGGTCGGTACCGGCGTACGCGCCGTGGCCACCGAGCGCCTGCATACTCAGGGCGGGCTGGAGCGCACTGATAACTCACGCGATTTAGCCATCAGCGGCGACGGTTTTTTCCAGGTGCTACTACCCGACGGCACGATCGGCTATACCCGCGACGGTGGCTTTCAGCTCAACGAAAACGGCCAGATGGTCACTGCCAACGGCTACCCGCTTGAACCGGCGATCTTCGTGCCACCCAACGCGCTGTCGATCGGTATCGGCGAAGACGGCACGGTGAGTGTGCGCCAGCCGGGGGTCGCTCAGGATGCGGATATCGGCCAGATCACCGTGGCCTCCTTCATTAACCCGACGGGACTCGAGAGCATCGGCGGCAACCTTTATTTGGAAACCGGAGCATCCGGCGCGCCGAACCAGGATATTCCCGGTAACAACGGCGCCGGGCGTCTTTTCCAGGGCTTTGTCGAAACCTCCAACGTCAATGTAGTGGAGGAGATGGTCAACATGATCCAGACCCAGCGCGCCTATGAAATCAACAGCCGCGCGGTCTCCACCAGTGACGAGATGCTGGCGCGCTTGAGCCAGCTGTAA
- a CDS encoding flagellar basal body L-ring protein FlgH, with product MYKKTALSRRFAQLAVALLILLAAGCAQIPRASVVGEQEQINIIDRPPAVANGSIYQSRRGYHPLFEDRRPRAIGDILTIVLNEQVSASQNSQSSANRSGSGSLDIAQIPEIIDFLEDYGFDVAGDNVFAGSGSTQANNTMTGTITVSVLEVLNNGYLRVRGEKQIAINQGTEFIRFSGVVNPQTVTAANTVPSNQVADARIEYVGDGYINEAQHMGWLQRFFLNVSPF from the coding sequence ATGTATAAAAAAACCGCGCTTTCTCGCCGTTTTGCGCAGCTGGCCGTGGCGCTGTTGATCCTTCTAGCCGCCGGGTGCGCGCAGATTCCGCGCGCGTCGGTGGTCGGCGAGCAGGAGCAGATCAACATCATCGATCGGCCACCGGCAGTGGCCAACGGCTCGATCTATCAATCGCGGCGCGGCTACCATCCGCTGTTCGAAGACCGCCGCCCGCGGGCAATCGGCGATATTTTGACCATCGTGCTCAACGAGCAGGTCAGCGCCAGCCAGAACTCGCAGTCGAGTGCCAACCGCAGCGGCTCCGGCTCGCTTGATATCGCTCAGATTCCCGAGATCATCGACTTTCTGGAAGATTACGGCTTCGATGTCGCTGGCGACAACGTCTTTGCCGGCAGCGGCAGCACCCAAGCCAACAACACCATGACCGGCACGATCACCGTCTCGGTGTTGGAAGTGCTCAACAACGGCTATCTTCGCGTGCGTGGCGAAAAGCAGATCGCGATCAATCAGGGGACCGAGTTCATCCGTTTCTCCGGCGTGGTCAATCCACAAACGGTGACGGCGGCGAATACCGTCCCTTCCAATCAGGTTGCCGATGCGCGCATCGAGTACGTGGGCGATGGCTACATCAACGAAGCGCAGCACATGGGCTGGCTGCAGCGCTTCTTCCTCAACGTGTCGCCGTTCTAG
- a CDS encoding flagellar basal body P-ring protein FlgI, translated as MTSLNLKRRLKAAVLVAFCVLAGSAQAESVRELANFAGVRDNQLVGYGLVVGLDSTGDQTTQAPFTSQSLTNMLSQLGVSVPPGTNLQLRNVAAVMVTADLPPFARPGQRLDIVVSSIANARSLRGGTLLMTPLKGADGDTYAIAQGNMLVGGAGAQAGGSSVQINQQAAGRIPGGALVEREVALNLGGNGGLLELQLNQPDFGTAQRMVSAINTEFGQSVAYARNGGVIALDGPMDANLRVNFMARVENVQLTPMDAPARVVLNSRTGSVVMNSAVTLRQAAVAHGNLSIVIDSQFGVSQPAPLGQGETVVVPNADIDINQREAFLQIVEGAQLNEVVNALNALGATPQDLMSILEALKASGSLRAELEVI; from the coding sequence ATGACTTCATTGAACCTCAAGCGCCGCCTCAAAGCCGCCGTGCTGGTCGCTTTTTGCGTACTGGCGGGCAGCGCCCAAGCGGAAAGCGTACGTGAGCTGGCCAATTTTGCTGGTGTGCGCGACAACCAGCTCGTGGGCTACGGCCTGGTGGTCGGCCTCGACAGCACCGGTGACCAGACGACCCAAGCGCCGTTCACCAGCCAAAGCTTGACCAACATGCTCTCGCAGCTCGGCGTGAGCGTACCGCCGGGCACCAATTTACAGCTGCGCAACGTCGCCGCCGTCATGGTGACCGCGGATCTGCCGCCGTTTGCCCGCCCGGGCCAGCGCCTCGATATCGTCGTTTCGTCGATTGCCAACGCCCGTAGCCTGCGCGGCGGCACGCTCTTGATGACGCCGCTCAAGGGCGCCGACGGCGACACCTACGCCATCGCCCAGGGCAACATGCTGGTCGGTGGCGCCGGTGCCCAGGCTGGCGGTAGCAGCGTGCAGATCAACCAGCAGGCCGCCGGGCGTATTCCGGGCGGCGCACTGGTGGAGCGTGAAGTCGCGCTCAACCTGGGCGGCAACGGCGGCTTGCTCGAACTTCAGCTCAATCAACCGGATTTTGGCACCGCTCAACGGATGGTGAGCGCGATCAATACCGAGTTCGGCCAGTCGGTGGCCTACGCGCGCAACGGCGGCGTCATCGCGCTCGACGGGCCAATGGACGCGAATCTGCGGGTCAACTTCATGGCACGCGTCGAAAACGTTCAGCTCACCCCGATGGATGCGCCGGCACGCGTGGTGCTCAACTCGCGTACCGGCTCCGTGGTCATGAACAGCGCCGTGACGCTGCGCCAGGCCGCGGTCGCCCACGGCAACCTGTCGATCGTCATCGATAGTCAGTTCGGCGTCAGCCAGCCCGCGCCGCTGGGCCAGGGCGAGACCGTGGTGGTACCCAATGCGGATATCGACATCAATCAGCGCGAAGCTTTCCTGCAGATCGTCGAAGGCGCTCAGCTCAACGAGGTAGTCAACGCCTTGAACGCACTCGGCGCCACACCCCAGGATTTGATGTCGATTCTCGAAGCGCTCAAGGCGTCCGGGTCGCTGCGCGCCGAGCTCGAGGTGATCTGA
- the flgJ gene encoding flagellar assembly peptidoglycan hydrolase FlgJ has protein sequence MSMTSMSNQLAFDMSGFQRLQHNARVDPEAGAQGAAQQFEALFVQMMMKSMRDATPSGGLLNSSAGDTYQQMLDQQWSQVIAEKGVGLADVLVEQLTRQGAIKGGGKNDDEIQALIAGIPRGTPRVLDDPLQPAGPGGQESGRFLRELEAIRQGRAAPEQASVERSPTSANAAAPLINANAPDHVKRFMATLAGPAQVASQASGVPAELILAQAALETGWGRHEIPTHQGGNSHNLFGIKAGSRWQGATTDIVTHEYLNGQRTRMVDTFRVYDSFEHAFTDYANLIGQNPRYAGVVEAQSAEQAARALQSGGYATDPRYAEKLVAIMKTMGPLPAGQEFLADAR, from the coding sequence ATGAGCATGACCAGCATGTCCAACCAGCTCGCCTTCGACATGAGCGGCTTTCAGCGCTTGCAGCACAACGCCCGTGTCGACCCGGAAGCCGGTGCTCAGGGCGCCGCCCAGCAGTTCGAGGCGCTGTTCGTGCAGATGATGATGAAGAGCATGCGCGACGCGACGCCTTCTGGTGGACTGTTGAACAGCAGTGCCGGCGACACCTACCAGCAGATGCTGGATCAGCAGTGGTCGCAGGTGATCGCCGAGAAGGGCGTAGGGCTTGCCGACGTGCTGGTCGAGCAGCTTACCCGCCAGGGTGCAATCAAGGGCGGCGGGAAAAACGACGACGAGATTCAGGCGCTGATTGCCGGCATTCCCCGCGGCACGCCGCGAGTACTCGACGACCCGCTACAGCCCGCTGGCCCCGGTGGCCAGGAGAGCGGTCGCTTTCTTAGAGAGCTCGAAGCGATTCGCCAGGGCAGGGCTGCACCGGAGCAGGCGAGCGTTGAGCGCTCGCCGACATCGGCTAATGCCGCCGCGCCCCTCATCAACGCCAACGCGCCGGATCACGTGAAGCGGTTTATGGCCACGCTCGCCGGCCCCGCCCAGGTGGCCAGTCAGGCAAGCGGTGTGCCCGCCGAGCTGATTTTGGCCCAGGCGGCGCTGGAAACCGGCTGGGGGCGTCACGAAATCCCCACTCACCAGGGTGGCAACAGCCACAATCTGTTCGGGATCAAGGCGGGCAGCCGTTGGCAGGGCGCGACGACCGATATCGTTACCCACGAATATCTCAACGGACAGCGCACGCGCATGGTGGATACCTTCCGCGTGTATGACTCCTTCGAGCACGCCTTCACCGACTACGCCAACCTGATCGGTCAGAACCCGCGCTACGCCGGAGTGGTCGAGGCGCAAAGCGCCGAGCAGGCCGCGCGCGCGCTGCAAAGCGGCGGCTACGCGACCGACCCGCGTTACGCCGAGAAGCTCGTTGCCATCATGAAGACCATGGGGCCGCTACCGGCCGGGCAGGAATTTTTGGCCGACGCGCGCTAA
- the flgK gene encoding flagellar hook-associated protein FlgK yields MSMFSTGLSGLNAAQNALSATSNNISNLFTPGYNRELPKLSEAGVGGGVRVDAIERQFNTYVANQLNNAKTQSSALETYNNQITQIDNLLADREAGLSPLIQDFFSSLDALASSPSDPAARQGVLGAADTLSAQFRSFDGYLQDMQNNVNNQVRDEVTQINNTLEQIADFNREISLARARTGQAPNGLLNQRDQLVSDLNERMDLRLNVQDGKTYNVSLPNGQPLVTGTSSFKLEAVQADSDPQRTVVGYRDGGNNLIKLDESTIKGGSLGGLMSFRAETLDKTQNQIGQLAVSLSVAFNEQHKQGIDLNGEGGQDFFNIGQPQAYSYPNNDAEVTSIAFDVEATDELRATDYTVRFDESGEPSVTRKDNGQAVDVSEGWDSATNTLAFGGIRMEFSAQPANGDRFDVQPVRRAGAGMETAFNDLDKIAAGEEAASGDNRNARKLQDLQGENIVGGRASLSGAYGALVSDVGNRTNITQVNLEARQGLTDQLRAVQQSESGVNLDEEAANLIRYQQFYAANARVIDTAGSLLDTILNLRS; encoded by the coding sequence ATGAGCATGTTTTCGACGGGCCTGAGCGGCCTGAACGCGGCGCAAAATGCGCTGAGCGCGACCAGCAACAACATCAGCAACCTGTTTACGCCAGGCTACAACCGCGAGTTGCCCAAACTAAGCGAAGCGGGCGTGGGTGGCGGCGTGCGCGTGGATGCCATCGAGCGTCAGTTCAATACATACGTAGCCAACCAGCTCAATAACGCTAAAACCCAATCGAGCGCGCTGGAAACCTATAACAATCAGATCACCCAGATCGATAATCTTCTGGCGGATCGTGAGGCAGGGCTTTCGCCGCTCATTCAGGACTTCTTCTCCTCGTTGGATGCGCTGGCAAGCTCCCCCTCCGACCCGGCCGCTCGTCAGGGCGTGCTCGGCGCAGCGGATACGTTGAGCGCACAGTTTCGCTCTTTTGATGGCTATCTGCAGGACATGCAGAACAACGTCAACAACCAGGTGCGCGACGAAGTCACTCAGATCAATAACACCCTCGAACAAATTGCCGATTTCAATCGCGAAATTTCGCTGGCCCGTGCGCGGACCGGCCAGGCGCCCAACGGTCTGCTCAACCAGCGCGACCAGCTGGTGTCCGATCTCAACGAGCGCATGGATCTGCGTCTCAACGTTCAGGACGGCAAGACGTACAACGTTAGCCTGCCCAACGGCCAGCCGCTGGTCACGGGGACATCGAGCTTCAAACTGGAAGCCGTGCAAGCCGACAGCGATCCTCAGCGCACCGTCGTGGGCTATCGCGACGGAGGCAATAACCTCATAAAACTCGACGAGTCCACCATCAAGGGCGGCTCGCTGGGCGGCTTGATGAGTTTTCGCGCTGAAACGCTGGACAAGACGCAGAACCAGATCGGCCAGCTGGCGGTATCGCTATCGGTCGCTTTCAATGAGCAGCACAAGCAGGGCATCGATCTCAACGGCGAGGGCGGTCAGGACTTTTTCAACATTGGCCAGCCGCAGGCGTACAGCTATCCAAACAACGACGCCGAGGTGACGTCCATCGCCTTCGATGTTGAGGCTACTGATGAGCTTCGGGCAACGGACTATACCGTCAGATTCGACGAGAGCGGTGAGCCCAGCGTTACCCGCAAGGACAATGGCCAAGCGGTCGATGTAAGTGAAGGCTGGGATAGCGCTACCAACACGCTCGCCTTCGGCGGCATACGAATGGAGTTTAGCGCCCAGCCCGCTAACGGCGATCGTTTCGACGTTCAGCCCGTGCGTCGCGCCGGGGCCGGTATGGAAACCGCCTTCAACGATCTGGACAAGATTGCGGCCGGCGAAGAGGCCGCGAGCGGCGACAACCGTAACGCGCGCAAGCTTCAGGACCTTCAGGGAGAAAACATCGTGGGCGGGCGCGCCTCGCTGAGCGGCGCCTACGGGGCGCTGGTATCGGATGTCGGTAACCGTACCAATATCACTCAGGTAAATTTGGAAGCGCGCCAGGGGCTGACCGACCAGCTTCGTGCCGTACAGCAGTCCGAGTCCGGCGTTAACCTCGACGAAGAGGCAGCCAATCTGATTCGCTACCAGCAGTTCTACGCGGCCAATGCGCGGGTGATCGATACCGCGGGCAGTTTGCTGGACACCATCCTGAATCTGCGCAGCTAA